A DNA window from bacterium contains the following coding sequences:
- a CDS encoding ABC transporter permease, which translates to MRNAAVLPAPAAAARRRPRTRSWSRFMRRRTAVAGGAITAVFLLAMLGGPWVAPYPPTAVDYNHTLTPPSPVHLLGTDDFGRDILSRLIAATRYSLGIGLVATCLGALLGSAWGIAAAFYGRQFDNVSMRIVDIILAFPGFLLAIAIAAALGPGLWNVILAVGLYSIPTFARLVRGPALSAMGQEFVMAARALGAPNHRIMARHLFPVALPTTIVYASQRIGFAILIASSLSFLGLGVQPPTPEWGAMLATARDFLGVAPQLVLAPGLTISAAVLGFNLLGDGIRDALDPRLRD; encoded by the coding sequence ATGCGTAACGCCGCGGTCCTCCCGGCCCCCGCGGCGGCGGCACGGCGGCGGCCGCGCACGCGGTCGTGGAGCCGCTTCATGCGGCGCCGGACCGCGGTCGCCGGGGGCGCGATTACCGCGGTGTTTCTGCTCGCGATGCTCGGGGGCCCGTGGGTCGCGCCGTACCCTCCGACGGCCGTCGACTACAACCACACGCTCACGCCGCCGTCGCCGGTCCACCTGTTGGGGACCGACGATTTCGGACGCGACATCCTGAGCCGCCTGATCGCCGCCACCCGCTATTCGCTCGGCATCGGTCTCGTCGCGACGTGCTTGGGCGCGCTCCTTGGATCGGCCTGGGGGATCGCGGCGGCCTTCTACGGCCGGCAGTTCGACAATGTCTCCATGCGCATCGTGGACATCATCCTGGCCTTCCCGGGGTTCCTGCTGGCGATCGCGATCGCCGCGGCGCTGGGCCCGGGCCTCTGGAACGTCATCCTGGCCGTCGGCCTCTACAGCATTCCGACCTTCGCGCGCCTCGTGCGGGGCCCGGCGCTCTCGGCGATGGGCCAGGAGTTCGTGATGGCCGCGCGGGCCCTGGGCGCGCCGAACCACCGCATCATGGCCCGGCACCTGTTCCCTGTGGCCCTCCCAACGACGATCGTGTACGCGAGCCAGCGTATCGGCTTCGCCATCCTGATCGCCTCGTCACTCAGCTTCCTCGGGCTCGGGGTGCAGCCGCCGACGCCGGAGTGGGGCGCGATGCTGGCGACCGCGCGAGACTTCCTGGGCGTGGCGCCGCAGCTCGTGCTCGCGCCCGGCCTCACGATCTCGGCCGCCGTCCTCGGCTTCAATCTGCTCGGCGACGGCATCCGCGACGCGCTCGACCCGCGCCTGCGGGACTGA
- a CDS encoding ABC transporter permease, whose translation MLRYIGRRLWQMIPLLFGVSLGAFVFNQFLPGDPARLLAGPDATLEDVQAMRARLGLDRPWPVRYVIFVRGALVGDFGRSYRTREPVGPTISHYIQPTLVLSLASTVLAVVLGMGVGILQAVRRNSLGDYASTVGSVLGVSTPSFFLGLLLIYIFAVDLHWFPTGGTTAGLRSLILPAVTLGLGGAAAIARFTRSSLLEVLGEDFVRTARAKGVREPWVLAHHSLRNALIPVLTVVGLQFGFVLSGAIIVETVFTFPGLGWLLIQSISFRDYPVLTAEILLFALQFLLINLVVDLVYAALDPRVSYA comes from the coding sequence GTGCTGCGGTATATCGGCCGGCGTCTTTGGCAAATGATTCCGCTTCTCTTCGGCGTCTCGCTCGGAGCGTTCGTTTTCAATCAGTTCTTACCGGGAGATCCCGCCCGCCTGCTGGCGGGGCCGGACGCCACGCTCGAGGACGTGCAGGCGATGCGCGCGCGCCTCGGGCTCGACCGGCCCTGGCCGGTGCGATACGTCATCTTCGTGCGCGGCGCGCTCGTCGGCGACTTCGGCCGCTCGTACCGGACGCGGGAACCCGTCGGGCCGACCATATCCCACTACATTCAGCCCACCCTTGTCCTCTCGCTGGCCAGCACAGTGCTGGCCGTCGTGCTCGGCATGGGGGTGGGGATCCTCCAGGCGGTGCGGCGCAACTCCCTCGGTGACTACGCCAGCACCGTGGGGTCGGTCCTCGGCGTCAGCACGCCGTCGTTCTTCCTCGGACTGCTCCTCATCTACATCTTCGCCGTGGACCTGCACTGGTTCCCGACCGGCGGGACGACGGCGGGCCTCCGGAGCCTCATCTTGCCCGCGGTGACGCTGGGCTTGGGCGGAGCTGCGGCGATCGCCCGCTTCACGCGCAGCAGTCTCCTCGAAGTGCTCGGCGAGGACTTCGTGCGCACCGCGCGCGCGAAGGGCGTGCGGGAGCCCTGGGTGCTTGCGCATCACTCGCTCCGAAACGCGCTGATCCCGGTGCTCACGGTCGTCGGGCTGCAGTTCGGGTTCGTGCTGAGCGGCGCGATCATCGTGGAGACTGTGTTCACGTTTCCCGGCCTCGGGTGGCTCCTGATCCAGTCGATCTCGTTTCGCGACTATCCCGTGCTCACGGCGGAGATTCTGCTGTTCGCGCTCCAGTTTCTCTTGATCAACCTCGTCGTCGATCTGGTGTACGCGGCCCTCGACCCGCGGGTCAGTTATGCGTAA
- a CDS encoding glutathione ABC transporter substrate-binding protein, producing the protein MTRRVLILVVVFCTAAWALAPARLPADAQAPRTVTVGLYADAISLDPEDSNDNLSLGVEREIYDGLLGFDSNMKAIPQLAASWEASPDAKVFTFHLRPNIKFQDGTPLDAEAVKLNFDRARDAAHKLKKYNLYEMIQAIDAVNPTTVRFTLKQPFGAMLFNFAHPSSRILSPALIKQGEDAIARHPVGSGPFRFVSWTPGQQIVLERNPNFWQSGEPKVDRLVVRFVTEDASRVALLLSGEAQFIYPVPGVQLEAVSRAQGVEVPKRWSIFAGGIAMNTQHAPLNIPQVRQALNYAVDKNALIKAVLAGTARPMEAPMAPGVASYPGPAQKGGWPYDVAKAKALLSEAGFPNGFKTVLWSTNRTESVRMCDFMQQQLAQVGIQLQTTPMEVGTLSALQYKPLKENQAQMVLVGWSPSTGDADWALRPNFASESWPPALFNLAFYKNPKVDELIQAALATADQRKRTADYAEADRLIWNDAPWIWLQNTQILSAQRTNVKGMFTLGDGIVDLRGAEMAGR; encoded by the coding sequence ATGACAAGGCGGGTCCTGATCCTGGTCGTTGTGTTTTGCACCGCGGCCTGGGCGCTCGCGCCGGCTCGGCTGCCGGCAGATGCGCAGGCGCCGCGCACGGTCACCGTGGGGCTGTACGCCGACGCCATCAGCCTCGATCCCGAGGATTCCAACGACAACCTCTCGCTGGGCGTCGAACGCGAAATCTACGACGGGCTGCTCGGATTCGACTCAAACATGAAGGCGATCCCGCAATTGGCGGCGTCGTGGGAGGCGTCGCCCGACGCGAAAGTCTTTACGTTCCATCTGCGTCCCAACATCAAGTTCCAGGACGGCACGCCGCTCGACGCGGAGGCCGTCAAGCTGAACTTCGACCGCGCGCGCGACGCCGCGCACAAGCTCAAGAAGTACAACCTTTACGAGATGATCCAGGCGATCGACGCGGTGAACCCGACCACCGTCCGGTTCACGCTGAAGCAGCCGTTCGGCGCCATGCTGTTCAACTTCGCCCACCCGAGCAGCCGGATCCTCAGCCCGGCACTCATCAAGCAGGGCGAAGACGCGATCGCGCGCCATCCGGTCGGCTCGGGGCCGTTCCGGTTCGTGAGCTGGACGCCCGGCCAGCAGATCGTGCTCGAGCGCAACCCCAACTTCTGGCAGAGCGGCGAGCCGAAGGTGGACCGGCTCGTCGTCCGGTTCGTCACCGAGGACGCAAGCCGTGTCGCGCTGCTCCTGAGCGGCGAGGCGCAATTCATCTACCCGGTCCCCGGCGTGCAGCTCGAGGCCGTCTCCCGCGCGCAGGGAGTCGAGGTGCCGAAGCGCTGGAGTATCTTCGCCGGCGGCATCGCGATGAACACGCAGCACGCGCCGCTCAACATCCCGCAGGTACGCCAGGCCCTCAACTACGCCGTCGACAAGAACGCGCTCATCAAGGCGGTGCTGGCCGGGACGGCGCGTCCGATGGAGGCGCCGATGGCGCCGGGCGTGGCCAGCTATCCGGGGCCGGCGCAGAAGGGCGGGTGGCCGTACGACGTGGCGAAAGCCAAGGCCCTTTTGTCCGAGGCCGGCTTCCCGAACGGCTTCAAGACCGTCTTGTGGTCGACCAACCGGACCGAGTCGGTCCGGATGTGTGACTTCATGCAGCAGCAGCTCGCCCAGGTCGGCATCCAGTTGCAGACCACGCCGATGGAGGTCGGGACGCTCAGCGCGCTCCAGTACAAGCCCCTCAAGGAGAACCAGGCTCAGATGGTCCTCGTCGGCTGGTCGCCGTCCACCGGGGACGCCGACTGGGCGCTGCGGCCCAACTTCGCCAGCGAGTCCTGGCCGCCAGCGCTGTTCAACCTCGCATTCTACAAGAACCCGAAGGTGGATGAGCTGATCCAGGCCGCGCTGGCGACCGCCGATCAGCGCAAGCGCACCGCGGACTACGCCGAGGCCGACCGACTCATCTGGAACGACGCCCCGTGGATCTGGCTGCAGAACACGCAGATCCTGTCGGCGCAGCGGACAAACGTCAAAGGCATGTTCACGCTGGGCGACGGGATTGTGGATCTTCGCGGCGCAGAAATGGCGGGACGGTAG
- a CDS encoding threonine/serine dehydratase: MADSSLVSFDDVRRAREAIAGRVHRTPLFSATLLGRRTGTRLFVKAENLQKTGSFKPRGVLNKLRGLTPEEKRRGLITISAGNHAQALAYAAAVEGLRCVVVMPESASPTKVAASRGYGAEVVLHGTVHEALEKMHELRESGGLTLVHPYDDPLVIAGQGTVGLEILEDLPDVDLVIVPVGGGGLISGIAAAVKRTRPSARVIGVEPEGAPTVTEALRAGRPVRLERIATIADGLTAPIAGDHTLAHVRALVDEVVLVSEEELAEGVRAVLQYTKLLAEPAGAAGVAALLARRVSLPADLRAAAVVVSGGNVDLARLQQVL; this comes from the coding sequence GTGGCCGACTCTTCCCTCGTGTCCTTCGACGACGTGCGCCGCGCCCGCGAGGCCATCGCCGGCCGCGTGCACCGCACCCCGCTGTTTTCCGCGACGCTGCTTGGCCGCCGGACCGGGACGCGGCTCTTCGTGAAGGCCGAGAACTTGCAGAAGACGGGATCGTTCAAGCCGCGGGGCGTGCTCAACAAGCTCCGCGGCCTCACGCCGGAGGAGAAGCGGCGGGGCCTCATCACGATCTCCGCCGGCAACCACGCGCAGGCGCTTGCCTACGCGGCGGCCGTCGAGGGGCTGCGGTGCGTCGTCGTGATGCCGGAGAGCGCCAGCCCGACGAAAGTCGCGGCGAGCCGCGGGTACGGCGCCGAGGTCGTGTTGCACGGCACGGTGCACGAGGCGCTCGAAAAGATGCACGAACTGCGGGAGTCGGGCGGGCTCACGCTCGTGCACCCGTACGACGATCCGTTGGTGATCGCGGGGCAGGGTACGGTGGGGCTCGAAATCCTGGAGGATCTGCCCGACGTCGACCTGGTGATCGTGCCGGTCGGCGGCGGCGGGCTGATCTCCGGCATCGCGGCCGCGGTCAAGCGGACGCGTCCCTCGGCCCGCGTCATCGGCGTCGAGCCCGAGGGCGCGCCGACGGTGACGGAGGCCCTGCGGGCGGGGCGTCCGGTGCGCCTCGAGCGCATCGCGACGATCGCCGACGGGCTCACGGCGCCGATCGCCGGGGACCATACCCTCGCGCACGTGCGCGCGCTGGTGGACGAGGTCGTCCTGGTGTCCGAAGAGGAGCTCGCCGAAGGTGTGCGCGCGGTGCTGCAGTATACGAAGCTGCTGGCCGAGCCGGCCGGCGCGGCCGGGGTCGCCGCTCTGCTCGCCCGCCGGGTAAGCCTCCCGGCGGATCTCCGCGCGGCGGCGGTCGTGGTGAGCGGCGGCAACGTGGACTTGGCGCGCCTGCAGCAGGTGTTGTGA